One stretch of Acropora muricata isolate sample 2 chromosome 12, ASM3666990v1, whole genome shotgun sequence DNA includes these proteins:
- the LOC136893044 gene encoding uncharacterized protein produces MDSLQVKSMAEYATKEEMRECKRPVSRTYVKREDDKFKAGARVDGDLNRSLIAARAQAGMKVTDWGATIGAGAECHFFQVKFTNQIEVSSRILGADAVAYVGVDLEGFVKEGSVMGAEARARATLGEFKAGPLHAHFGLGVSAAAKVEDGALELRFFGCGLTVGKKIGLSVFDNNVSVALAGKEGLWQLVGKKELSQTTTQD; encoded by the exons ATGGATTCCTTACAGG tAAAGAGCATGGCCGAGTACGCGACCAAAGAAGAGATGCGCGAATGCAAAAGGCCAGTCAGCCGAACATACGTCAAGAGGGAGGATGACAAATTCAAAGCTGGAGCTCGCGTCGACGGTGATCTCAACCGCAGTCTTATAGCAGCGCGGGCTCAAGCTGGAATGAAGGTTACTGACTGGGGAGCCACGATTGGTGCAGGGGCAGAGTGCCATTTCTTTCAAGTGAAGTTTACCAACCAAATTGAAGTTAGCAGCAGGATTCTAGGAGCTGATGCAGTGGCGTATGTGGGGGTCGATTTGGAAGGTTTTGTCAAGGAAGGTAGCGTCATGGGAGCAGAGGCTAGAGCAAGGGCGACACTGGGTGAGTTTAAAGCAGGGCCCCTGCATGCGCACTTTGGTCTTGGAGTATCGGCCGCGGCTAAAGTGGAGGACGGTGCCCTGGAACTCAGATTCTTTGGTTGTGGGTTGACTGTTGGAAAAAAGATTGGCTTATCCGTCTTTGACAACAACGTTTCGGTAGCACTTGCTGGCAAGGAAGGGTTATGGCAACTTGTTGGCAAGAAAGAGTTATCGCAAACCACAACGCAGGACTAA